Genomic window (Arcobacter sp. F155):
ACACTCTTGAACTAAAGTTTTTGTTAGATTTTTTATTCCTGTGACTTTTGAAATAACAAAACAAGGAACCCTTGGCTGAGAAACTTCCAATAATGTTTCACCACAAGAAAAGATATCTCCAATATAAATATCACTATCTGAACAATTTTCCAATGTAATATTTTCACCAAAAGAGCACTCTTTTAACTTGATATCAAATTTCTCTTCTAAAAAGTCGTATGAACCTTGGGAATAAATACAAACAGCTCTATCTACTCCTCCATGATTTTTCTTATCAACTTGCACATCATTTTTTACACCAAGTTTAGAAACATGAATTTCATTTTGTGCTTCTTTTTTATATGCACTATTTAGTACTCTATTACTTAACTTATATTCTTTTGATTTTCCTACAAAAAGATTTTTTATTACAAAATGCATTTATTTCCTTTAAAAATGAAATATTACAACTTAATTTCTTACTATTAATTTACATCTATTTAAACTTATTATATACTACTATTATAATCCACAGAGGAACCAATATATGGCATTAAATGCAATAAAAATAATTTTTACTTTTATAATACTATTAACATGCTCCCATGCAAACAACTCTTTAAGACTATCTAATAATTTAAAATCTAATATTGATATTTTAGCAAATCAAGTTGAATTATACTTTCAAACAAATACAGGAAAAAGAGAAGTCTATATTTCTAACTTATTTAAAGTATATTATGAAAACTATGACAAGATAGCTGCTTTTGAAATAAAAAATGACTTTAAAACAATATATAGCTCATTTAGAGATGATGAATCAATGAGCCTTTTTAAAGATGTTGAACTATCACTAAATTTTGACAAGACTGATGAGTATTATGAAAAAGAGATACTAAATTTAAAGGGACAAAAAATAGCTACTTTAGTAGTATATTTTAAAAAGACAATCAACTTTTCAAAGCAAGAGCTTGAATACTTACAAAATAAAAAAGTATTAAGAGTTCAAAATGATGCAAGTTTACCTCCATATAACTTCAACGAAAATGGAATTCCTACAGGTTATGCAATAGACTATTTAGAACTGATTGCAAATGAATTAGCACTAGAACTAGAGTTTGTTCAAGGGAAATGGGACGACTTTATGAATATGCTAGAAGACGAAGAACTTGATTTAATGATTAATGTTTTAAAGTCAAAACAAAGAGAAGAGAGATTCCTTTTTTCAAATAAAGCTTTTGTAACTTCACCTCTAGCTATGCTAACTAGAATTGAGCACAAAAATGTTCACACTTTCAAAGAGATGGAAGGTGAGACTATGGCTCTTGTTGAGGGATATCACAGTTATGATAGAGTAAAAAGAGATTATCCTAAAATTGATGTTTATCCAACACCTGACACAATTACTATGATGAAAGCCGTATCACAAGGAAAAGCAGATGGAGCATATGGTTTAAAATCAGTTTTAGATTACAACATAAACAAACACTATTTATCAAACCTAAAAACAATGAGAAATACAGATGATGATGAGTTTGGCTTCTACTTTGCATATAACAAAGAAAACCTTATTTTAAAAAGTATTATACAAAAAGCAGAAAAACTAATCTCAAAAAAAGATATCGAAGAGTTAAATAACAAATGGTTCCAAAAATTTAAAGAGACAAAAAAAAGAAGTAAAAACTACCTTTTTACTCAATCAGAAATATTCTATTTAAATAAAAAAGGTGCAATAACAATGTGTATTGACCCAGATTCTGCACCTTTTGAATTCCTTACTAGAAAAGGAGAATACTCTGGAATTATCGCTAACTTTATGGAGGCAATGTCAAAAAACTCTGGTATAAAGTTTGAAATACTTGGCAAAGAATCATGGAGTTCATCTTTAGATGCGGTTAAAAATCAGTTGTGTGATATCTCACCTTTTACTGTTCAAACTACTGAAAGAACTGAATACCTTAACTTTACAAAAAAATACTTCACTTTTTCAAATGTAATTGCAACAAAAGATTCAGAGATTTTTATTGACTCTTTAGATGATATAAAAGATAAGAAAATAGCTGTTGTAAAAGATTATGCTACAAAAGATTTTATAAAAAGAAAATACCCTAATATAAAAATTGTAGAAGTTGACAATACTTTAGAAGGATTAAAAAAAGTAAGCAAATCAGAAGTATTTGCACATGTAGGACTTTTTCCTGCAGTAGCTCAAACACTTCAAAAGAACAATATTCAGAATGTAAAGATTACAGGAAAAACTTCTATTGATATTGAAGCTAAGATTGCTATTAGGAATGATGAACCTATTTTACAAAGTATTTTAAATAAGGCTATCAATTCTGTAAAAGAAGAAGAGAAGGAACAAGTACTTGATAAATGGCTTACAATCATTAAAGAAGAAGGATTAAATACAAAACTATTTATACAGATAATTACGGCTATAGTAATTATCTCTGCACTTATTATCTTCTTTGTTATTTACAATTCAAATAAGAAACTAAGAAGATTGTCTCAAACAGATAAGTTGACTAATGTGTACAATCGATTTAAGCTTGACTCTTTAATTGAAGAAGAGATGAATAGAAGAAAACGATATGGACAAGAACTAAGTATTGTTCTTATTGATATAGATTTCTTTAAAAAGATAAATGATATTCATGGTCACTTATCAGGGGATAAAATACTTCAAGAGTTTTCTAAAACCATAAAAAGAAATCTTAGAGAAACAGACCATTTTGGAAGATGGGGAGGAGAAGAGTTCCTTGTTATTTTACCTAATACAAATAGCGAAGAGGCCTATATTCTTGCTGAAAAACTAAGAAAGACTATTGAAACTGCTAAGTTTTATAAAGATATAAAAGTAACTGCTAGTTTTGGTATCGCACAATGCGAAGATATAGATAGTAATAAATGTTTAAATAATGTAGATAAAGCTTTATATGAAGCTAAAAATAGTAATAGAAATTGTGTGAAGATTTATAAAAAGTAGGAGTTTTTTCCTACCTTTTATTATTTATTATAATTCGTTTTTAATTCTTTCAACTAAAGACTCAACTGTAAATCCAAACTCTTTAAATAGTTCACCAGCTGGTCCAGATGCACCGAATGTATCCATTCCAAATACTTCATCAGCAAATTTATAATACTCTAAACCTCTTGCAGCTTCAACAGCAAATACTTTTGTAGAAGGCTTGATGATTTTTGAGATATACTCTTTATCTTGCTCAACTAAAAGGTCAAAACAAGGAACAGAAACTACATTTGCTTTTATACCTTCTTTATCTAGTTCACAAGCTGCTTTAAGTGCTAAAGAAACTTCAGAACCAGAAGCCATAATTGTAACTGTTGCATCTTCTCTTTCTTTTAATAAGTATCCACCATTTGATACATCACCATAAGCTTTCTCTTTTTTAAGTACTTCTAGGTTTTGTCTTGAACAAACAAATGCAGTTGGAGCATTCATGTTAAGTGCAATTTTCCATGAATCAACATTTTCATTTGCATCAGCAGGTCTAAATGTATAGAAGTTTGGTAACGCTCTAAATTGAGATAAGTGCTCAATTGGTTGGTGAGTTGGTCCATCTTCTCCAACACCAATAGAGTCATGAGTCCATACAAAATGTTGTGGAATTGAAGCTAATGCTGCAATTCTTGCACTTGGTTTTAAGTAATCTGAGAATACAAAGAATGTAGCAGAGAACACTCTAAATAATCCATAAAGGTTCATTGCATTTGTCATTGCTGCCATTGCATGTTCTTTAATACCAAAGTGAATATTTCTACCTTCAGGGAAATCACCTTTTCCTGAAAGCTCAGTTTTATTTGATGGAGCAAGGTCAGCTGAACCACCTAAGAAACCTGGAACTGCATCTGCGATTGCATTTAAGATTTTATGATTTGAACCTCTTGTTGCAACTGATGCACCAGCTTCAAACTCAGGGTAGTTAATTGCATCAAAATTAGGATTCTGTAACTCTTCAATTTTTGCTTTTGCTTCATCTGATAATGATTCAGTCCAAGCATTCTCTGCTTCAACACCTTTGATTAATTTATCAAATGCACCTTTGATATCATATGGAACAACAAAAGTTTCATCTGGGTCAAACCCTGCTTTTACTTTAGATGCTTTAATCTCATCTTCACCTAATGGAGCACCATGTGTATGATGGCTTCCCTCCATTGTTGCTGCACCTTTACCAATTGCAGTATTTGCAATAATAAGTGCTGGTTTATCAGAAGCTTTTGCAGCAATGATTGCTTTGTCAATTTGGTCAAAGTTATGTCCATCTACTTCTAATACTTCAAAATTAATTGCTTGGAATCTTTTCTTAACATTTTCAGACCATGCAATTGAAGTATCACCTTCAATTGTGATTTCATTTGAGTCATAAATAATAACTAAGTTGTCTAAGTTTAAGTGTCCTGCTGTAGCACATGCTTCATAAGAAATACCTTCTTGTAAATCTCCATCACCACAAAGACAGTATACATTGTGATTGATAACATCTTTTCCTAAAACATTTTGTGCATATTTTGAAGCCATTGCAAAACCAACTGCATTTGCAATCCCTTGACCTAATGGACCAGTTGTAATTTCAACACCATGAGTATGTCCATATTCAGGATGACCTGGAGTTTTAGAGTTATGTTGTCTAAACTCTTTCATATCTGATAAACTTACATCAAATCCCCAAAGATGTAATAAAGAGTAAACTAAACCTGTAGCATGACCACCTGAGAAAACTAATCTATCTCTGTTTAGCCATTTGTCATTTGATGGGTTTAAATTTAAGTGAGAACTTAAAACTGTAGCAATATCAGCCATACCCATTGGTGCACCTGGGTGTCCTGAGTTTGCTTTTTGAACCATATCAGCTGCTAAGAACCTAATCGTATCTGCTTGTTTTTGAAGTAGTTGTTTTGACATAATTATCCTAATTATTGTGTGTTTTGTTGATTAATTTTGTGCGATTATACCTAAAAAAAGTTAAATGGTATTTGAAGTGAATTTTAAAGTAAAAGAGTTAAAAGAAAAGGAAAATTTCCTTTTCTTTTTTAGATATCTGCTTCTATATCAGTTTCGATCATCACTTTAATATTTGAAGTTGAATCTGTTCCCCCTTGATATACATTAAACTCATCATTTGAGGCATCATTATCTTTTATCCAATTCCCCTCAAGCTCAACTTTATCAGTACTATCTCCGAAGATTTTTAAGATATTTTCATTATCAGTTAACTCTTCAACGCTCTGTTCATCAATTATTAGTTCATTAACTATATCATTCGTTAAATCAATTTGGTTAACATTCTCAGGAAGTGAGTTTCTTGGTAATTCACTTAAATCAATATCTCCATCAATGTCAAGAATATTTTGATTACTATTAGTTTCAGGAACATCAATTACAATATTAACATCAAACGATGTAGAATCTCCATCTTCATCACTAGCTATTATTTCAAATGATTTTATTGTATCATTTTCAAATTCATTTGATTGAGATGTATATTTATAATCTCCTGTATCAAAGTCAAATATTAATGTTCCATCTCCATTTATAGATAATCCATCTTCTGGGAAACTATCTTTAGAGTACTCAATATTATCTATTTTTATAGTATCAATAGAAATATTACCATCTCCACCTTCTACATTATCTATAACATTACCTTCCACACTAGTACTTACAGTATCTTGTAAAATATCATTTAGAGAATTTGCATTCTCAACGATAATAACATCATCATCTGGATTTTGAGAAATTTCTCTTAAGTATGAATTCAATTCATTAGTTCCTAAACCTACTGAATATGTTTTATCAAAACCTAAATCTTTCCAATCTTCTACAATACTATCATTTATATCAGTTAGTCTACTTCCATTTCCATCTCTATACCAACCTTCATCTATCCATTTCCATTTATTCCAGTCAAAATGTTCTTCTTCGTAATGCATCCCATATGTTGGTTCCCCATCAGATACAAAATATGATACTGTATCTCCATCTAAAGGAGCTGGATTTTCTTTTAATTCATCAATAACATTTAATAATGCATCATCATAATTTGTTCCACCATTGGCACTTAAGTCATCTATAATATCTATTGCTTCACTTGCAGAAAGCCAAACAGAGCCTGAATTATTCTCTTCCACATTTGC
Coding sequences:
- a CDS encoding MOSC domain-containing protein, translating into MHFVIKNLFVGKSKEYKLSNRVLNSAYKKEAQNEIHVSKLGVKNDVQVDKKNHGGVDRAVCIYSQGSYDFLEEKFDIKLKECSFGENITLENCSDSDIYIGDIFSCGETLLEVSQPRVPCFVISKVTGIKNLTKTLVQECKTGFLLRTIKEGKISKGDSFNLEKRVNTKYSIEFISKCYLNPIKYEKEVLELLKIDSLAQDYKDNLKSRLERKIVGIEEFQKDVI
- a CDS encoding diguanylate cyclase; translation: MALNAIKIIFTFIILLTCSHANNSLRLSNNLKSNIDILANQVELYFQTNTGKREVYISNLFKVYYENYDKIAAFEIKNDFKTIYSSFRDDESMSLFKDVELSLNFDKTDEYYEKEILNLKGQKIATLVVYFKKTINFSKQELEYLQNKKVLRVQNDASLPPYNFNENGIPTGYAIDYLELIANELALELEFVQGKWDDFMNMLEDEELDLMINVLKSKQREERFLFSNKAFVTSPLAMLTRIEHKNVHTFKEMEGETMALVEGYHSYDRVKRDYPKIDVYPTPDTITMMKAVSQGKADGAYGLKSVLDYNINKHYLSNLKTMRNTDDDEFGFYFAYNKENLILKSIIQKAEKLISKKDIEELNNKWFQKFKETKKRSKNYLFTQSEIFYLNKKGAITMCIDPDSAPFEFLTRKGEYSGIIANFMEAMSKNSGIKFEILGKESWSSSLDAVKNQLCDISPFTVQTTERTEYLNFTKKYFTFSNVIATKDSEIFIDSLDDIKDKKIAVVKDYATKDFIKRKYPNIKIVEVDNTLEGLKKVSKSEVFAHVGLFPAVAQTLQKNNIQNVKITGKTSIDIEAKIAIRNDEPILQSILNKAINSVKEEEKEQVLDKWLTIIKEEGLNTKLFIQIITAIVIISALIIFFVIYNSNKKLRRLSQTDKLTNVYNRFKLDSLIEEEMNRRKRYGQELSIVLIDIDFFKKINDIHGHLSGDKILQEFSKTIKRNLRETDHFGRWGGEEFLVILPNTNSEEAYILAEKLRKTIETAKFYKDIKVTASFGIAQCEDIDSNKCLNNVDKALYEAKNSNRNCVKIYKK
- the tkt gene encoding transketolase, whose translation is MSKQLLQKQADTIRFLAADMVQKANSGHPGAPMGMADIATVLSSHLNLNPSNDKWLNRDRLVFSGGHATGLVYSLLHLWGFDVSLSDMKEFRQHNSKTPGHPEYGHTHGVEITTGPLGQGIANAVGFAMASKYAQNVLGKDVINHNVYCLCGDGDLQEGISYEACATAGHLNLDNLVIIYDSNEITIEGDTSIAWSENVKKRFQAINFEVLEVDGHNFDQIDKAIIAAKASDKPALIIANTAIGKGAATMEGSHHTHGAPLGEDEIKASKVKAGFDPDETFVVPYDIKGAFDKLIKGVEAENAWTESLSDEAKAKIEELQNPNFDAINYPEFEAGASVATRGSNHKILNAIADAVPGFLGGSADLAPSNKTELSGKGDFPEGRNIHFGIKEHAMAAMTNAMNLYGLFRVFSATFFVFSDYLKPSARIAALASIPQHFVWTHDSIGVGEDGPTHQPIEHLSQFRALPNFYTFRPADANENVDSWKIALNMNAPTAFVCSRQNLEVLKKEKAYGDVSNGGYLLKEREDATVTIMASGSEVSLALKAACELDKEGIKANVVSVPCFDLLVEQDKEYISKIIKPSTKVFAVEAARGLEYYKFADEVFGMDTFGASGPAGELFKEFGFTVESLVERIKNEL